A window from Citrus sinensis cultivar Valencia sweet orange chromosome 5, DVS_A1.0, whole genome shotgun sequence encodes these proteins:
- the LOC102612251 gene encoding 30S ribosomal protein S13, chloroplastic, translated as MVQTLAMPVAPALSVICNGHNNNLLTNASLSFPVSKQPQYPGLSIQCARVGGVEIPNNKRIEYSLQYIHGVGRTRARQILVDLKMENKITKDMSEEELITIRDEVSKYMIEGDLRRFNALAIRRLKEIQCYRGIRHIQGLPCRGQHTKNNCRTLKGKRVAIAGKKKAPR; from the exons ATGGTACAAACACTTGCAATGCCTGTCGCTCCGGCGCTCTCCGTTATCTGCAACGGACATAACAATAATCTTCTCACCAACGCTTCCCTGTCTTTCCCTGTTTCCAAGCAGCCTCAG TATCCCGGTCTGAGCATTCAATGTGCTCGTGTTGGAGGTGTCGAGATTCCAAATAACAAGCGGATTGAGTACTCGCTTCAGTATATTCATGGAGTTGGGCGCACAAGAGCTCGCCAAATCCTCGTTGATCTCAAAATGGAGAACAAAATCACCAAAGACATGTCTGAGGAAGAGCTCATTACAATTCGTGACGAAGTCTCCAAATACATGATTGAAGGAGATTTG AGGCGGTTCAATGCACTTGCTATTAGGAGATTGAAGGAGATTCAATGCTACCGCGGAATTCGCCATATTCAGGGCTTGCCATGTAGAGGGCAGCACACAAAGAACAATTGTCGCACATTGAAGGGTAAGAGGGTTGCTATTGCTGGGAAAAAGAAAGCCCCTCGTTAA
- the LOC102622746 gene encoding uncharacterized protein LOC102622746 — translation MKTKAQPWTHAPQPPSSKSELLTNTSTTTEADRQLLMRPVNSLNPHAKPFVPQPTKALFLPHHAPPALTHHFSSFQLHYPMNMNMMCLYHQPTTPIRSSYPYSYSYPKGNSSGEACDCHVQLLWSFSAPKEAATDDDTGKTKSVGDGDDGYYQVLLAGGETTLMIKNIPNRFKRHDLLQILDNHCWAENMKAKLHSDPCRSEYDFLYLPMDFCHGANLGYAFVNFTTSVAAVRFAKAFNKSRWEAQVPGNKKTCEISRAAIQGMDALKIHFQEKCFNCHTDSYLPVILAPPRDGWMRTRPTIVGRCINVGAAAPVYRRKSPLMMRRKCFKK, via the exons ATGAAGACAAAGGCACAGCCATGGACGCATGCTCCGCAACCTCCAAGCTCAAAGTCAGAGCTGCTAACTAACACTAGTACTACCACTGAAGCTGATCGGCAGCTGCTCATGAGGCCAGTAAACTCGCTCAATCCTCATGCCAAGCCTTTTGTGCCACAACCGACTAAAGCCCTTTTCCTCCCTCATCACGCGCCGCCGGCGTTGACACACCACTTCTCTTCTTTCCAACTCCACTACCCCATGAACATGAATATGATGTGCCTTTATCATCAGCCCACTACACCGATTAGGTCATCGTATCCATATTCATATTCATACCCAAAAGGAAACAGTAGCGGTGAGGCGTGCGATTGCCACGTACAATTACTATGGAGTTTTTCAGCACCTAAAGAAGCAGCTACTGATGACGACACTGGTAAAACGAAGAGTGTTGGTGATGGCGATGATGGCTACTACCAAGTTTTGCTTGCTGGTGGAGAGACTACTTTGATGATTAAAAATATCCCAAACCGTTTTAA GAGGCATGATTTGCTGCAAATTTTGGATAATCACTGCTGGGCTGAGAACATGAAGGCTAAGCTGCATTCTGACCCCTGTAGGTCTGAATACGATTTTCTTTACCTGCCCATGGACTTTTG CCATGGAGCCAATCTCGGCTATGCATTTGTCAATTTTACGACTTCAGTAGCCGCTGTGAGATTTGCCAAAGCCTTCAACAAAAGCCGATGGGAGGCTCAAGTTCCAGGGAATAAAAAGACTTGTGAGATATCTCGGGCAGCTATTCAG GGCATGGATGCGctgaaaattcattttcaggAAAAGTGCTTCAATTGTCACACGGACAGTTACCTCCCTGTGATACTAGCTCCTCCCCGTGATGGTTGGATGCGCACCAGACCTACCATTGTTGGGAGATGTATTAATGTAGGTGCTGCTGCTCCTGTTTATAGGAGGAAATCCCCATTGATGATGAGAagaaaatgtttcaaaaaataa
- the LOC102611458 gene encoding probable 6-phosphogluconolactonase 1 isoform X2 — protein sequence MERREPELRLFDSCEELDSCLADYVYQISEAAIRERGSFSLVLSGGDMPNRLGKLTRPPFLRTVDWSKWHVFWAEENVVPKRHPDSFYRQAQEAFISKVPILPAHVIPVSHGVPGESAANNYEFSIRQQVRKRTVPVSPSSDCPQFDLVLLTLGTRCDVASIYPNNPVLQEDSQWVAWVSSNAPRESVTLTLPVINAAANVAIVASGIDVARPFLHVMMDQKPNRRLPAQLVSPKDGKLVWFADASAASFFLRGSGTTAAT from the exons ATGGAGAGGAGAGAGCCAGAACTGAGATTGTTCGATAGCTGTGAAGAACTCGACTCATGCCTCGCTGATTACGTGTATCAAATATCCGAAGCTGCTATAAGGGAGAGAGGCTCTTTTTCGCTTGTTCTCTCTGGGGGAGATATGCCAAATCGCTTAGG GAAGCTCACAAGGCCACCGTTCTTGAGAACCGTGGACTGGTCAAAATGGCATGTGTTTTGGGCTGAAGAGAACGTGGTTCCTAAGAGACATCCCGATAGCTTCTACAGACAAGCCCAGGAAGCATTCATCTCAAAG GTACCCATACTGCCGGCTCACGTTATTCCTGTCAGCCACGGCGTACCGGGAGAATCAGCTGCCAATAACTACGAGTTCTCCATCAGGCAACAGGTTAGAAAGCGGACGGTTCCTGTTTCTCCATCGAGCGACTGTCCCCAATTCGACCTTGTTCTCTTAACTCTGGGGACCCGCTGCGACGTGGCATCTATTTACCCCAATAACCCGGTCCTCCAGGAGGACTCTCAATGGGTTGCCTGGGTCTCCTCTAACGCTCCCAGGGAGAGCGTGACACTCACTCTACCCGTTATAAACGCTGCTGCGAACGTGGCTATTGTGGCCTCGGGGATTGACGTGGCCCGTCCATTTTTGCACGTCATGATGGACCAAAAGCCCAATAGACGCCTCCCAGCCCAATTGGTTTCGCCGAAAGATGGGAAGCTCGTTTGGTTTGCGGATGCAAGTGCGGCTTCTTTCTTCCTCCGCGGCAGTGGAACCACTGCAGCTACATGA
- the LOC102611458 gene encoding probable 6-phosphogluconolactonase 1 isoform X1, translating into MGEATEQGCKREASRLTYRIRKKERGWLIIMERREPELRLFDSCEELDSCLADYVYQISEAAIRERGSFSLVLSGGDMPNRLGKLTRPPFLRTVDWSKWHVFWAEENVVPKRHPDSFYRQAQEAFISKVPILPAHVIPVSHGVPGESAANNYEFSIRQQVRKRTVPVSPSSDCPQFDLVLLTLGTRCDVASIYPNNPVLQEDSQWVAWVSSNAPRESVTLTLPVINAAANVAIVASGIDVARPFLHVMMDQKPNRRLPAQLVSPKDGKLVWFADASAASFFLRGSGTTAAT; encoded by the exons CGTAtcagaaagaaagagaggggTTGGCTGATAATAATGGAGAGGAGAGAGCCAGAACTGAGATTGTTCGATAGCTGTGAAGAACTCGACTCATGCCTCGCTGATTACGTGTATCAAATATCCGAAGCTGCTATAAGGGAGAGAGGCTCTTTTTCGCTTGTTCTCTCTGGGGGAGATATGCCAAATCGCTTAGG GAAGCTCACAAGGCCACCGTTCTTGAGAACCGTGGACTGGTCAAAATGGCATGTGTTTTGGGCTGAAGAGAACGTGGTTCCTAAGAGACATCCCGATAGCTTCTACAGACAAGCCCAGGAAGCATTCATCTCAAAG GTACCCATACTGCCGGCTCACGTTATTCCTGTCAGCCACGGCGTACCGGGAGAATCAGCTGCCAATAACTACGAGTTCTCCATCAGGCAACAGGTTAGAAAGCGGACGGTTCCTGTTTCTCCATCGAGCGACTGTCCCCAATTCGACCTTGTTCTCTTAACTCTGGGGACCCGCTGCGACGTGGCATCTATTTACCCCAATAACCCGGTCCTCCAGGAGGACTCTCAATGGGTTGCCTGGGTCTCCTCTAACGCTCCCAGGGAGAGCGTGACACTCACTCTACCCGTTATAAACGCTGCTGCGAACGTGGCTATTGTGGCCTCGGGGATTGACGTGGCCCGTCCATTTTTGCACGTCATGATGGACCAAAAGCCCAATAGACGCCTCCCAGCCCAATTGGTTTCGCCGAAAGATGGGAAGCTCGTTTGGTTTGCGGATGCAAGTGCGGCTTCTTTCTTCCTCCGCGGCAGTGGAACCACTGCAGCTACATGA